In the genome of Leeuwenhoekiella sp. MAR_2009_132, one region contains:
- a CDS encoding heavy-metal-associated domain-containing protein, whose amino-acid sequence MKTLKFKTNINCGGCVSKVTPFLNKQEGVESWEVDTANPDKILTIESDGASEEDVKATLQKVGFKAEPVD is encoded by the coding sequence ATGAAAACTTTAAAATTTAAAACAAATATCAATTGTGGTGGTTGTGTATCAAAAGTGACCCCTTTTTTAAACAAGCAAGAAGGTGTCGAAAGTTGGGAAGTGGATACCGCTAATCCTGATAAAATTTTAACCATAGAAAGCGATGGTGCTTCAGAAGAAGATGTAAAGGCTACCTTGCAAAAGGTAGGCTTTAAAGCGGAACCTGTAGATTAA
- a CDS encoding four-helix bundle copper-binding protein, translating to MKNSKLIEALNNCVAHCNYCADACLGEENVKMMVDCIRTDRACAAICSATANLLASNYKDVRGMVEQCRDICKKCADVCAKHDHKHCQECADACRKCEEACNEYLK from the coding sequence ATGAAAAATTCAAAATTAATCGAAGCTTTAAACAATTGTGTAGCACATTGTAATTACTGTGCAGATGCTTGTCTTGGCGAAGAAAACGTCAAGATGATGGTAGATTGTATAAGAACTGATAGGGCTTGTGCTGCAATCTGTAGTGCAACAGCAAATTTGCTTGCGTCAAATTATAAAGATGTTAGAGGTATGGTAGAACAATGCCGTGATATCTGTAAAAAATGCGCTGATGTATGTGCCAAGCACGACCACAAACACTGTCAAGAATGTGCAGATGCCTGTAGAAAATGTGAGGAAGCTTGTAACGAATATTTAAAATAA
- a CDS encoding multicopper oxidase domain-containing protein, which translates to MKKIIILLMFLGTLSIEAQNIVRYDLFVRDTIVNFTGKEKRAIAVNGQIPMPTLTFTEGDIAEIYVHNELDEETALHWHGLFLPNKEDGVPYLTQMPIPPHTVHKYTFPIIQHGTHWYHSHFGLQEQIGMYGSMILNKRPDDKTFRKGIDDLPTIPIVLSEWTDLKPENVHRMLHNASDWFAIKKGTTQSYTEAIKTGHFKTKLHNEWKRMNAMDVSDVYYEKFFINGKSENDDTSIKGLKAGDKVRLRISNGGASSYFWLTYAGGKITVTANDGNDVEPVEVDRMLIAVSETYDVVVTIPADNTAFEFLATPEDRTKSASIYLGEGIKQLTSPLPKLKYFEGMEMMNGMMKMNGDLDQMGMSMSMQQMDMNVVMYPEITGPTDNGKGKKMEIGGEEPAGRKMDEMDGMKEMDGMKMNEDMYKSNELSDITTLNYAMLKSPTATTLPDDAPVKELHFTLTGNMNRYVWSLDNKVISESDKILIRKGEKVRITLYNNSMMRHPMHLHGHDFRLLNGQDEYAPLKNVVDIMPMETDVIEFEANVEGDWFFHCHILYHMMSGMGRVFSYENQEPNPLIPNPDLALRKLKGDDRNFHFMAENDFATNGNDGQLMAQSTRWSFGTEWRLGYTDMEGYETETHIGRYIGKMQWLMPFVGFDWRYRKLGHNEVEENLFGQKNTKDKRALVSVGVNYTLPMLVMAQAEIFTDGNVRLQFERNDIPVTARLRMNLMWNTDKEYMGGLRYIATRNLGITAHYDSDMGFGAGLNLNY; encoded by the coding sequence ATGAAAAAAATAATCATCTTGCTTATGTTTCTTGGAACGCTTTCCATAGAGGCACAAAATATAGTTCGCTACGACCTGTTCGTTCGCGATACCATTGTCAATTTTACAGGTAAAGAAAAGCGTGCCATTGCCGTAAATGGACAGATACCAATGCCAACGCTCACGTTTACGGAAGGCGACATTGCCGAAATTTATGTACACAATGAGTTGGATGAAGAAACGGCCCTTCACTGGCACGGTCTGTTTTTGCCCAATAAGGAAGATGGTGTTCCCTATCTGACCCAAATGCCGATTCCGCCGCACACAGTCCATAAATACACCTTCCCCATCATACAGCACGGAACCCATTGGTACCATAGCCATTTTGGGCTACAGGAACAGATAGGGATGTACGGCTCTATGATTTTGAATAAAAGACCAGATGACAAGACCTTCAGAAAAGGCATTGACGATTTGCCCACCATTCCCATAGTATTGAGCGAATGGACAGATTTGAAACCCGAAAACGTACACAGAATGCTCCACAATGCATCCGATTGGTTTGCTATAAAAAAGGGCACTACCCAAAGTTATACAGAAGCCATAAAAACAGGACATTTTAAAACCAAGCTTCACAACGAGTGGAAGCGTATGAATGCTATGGATGTAAGCGACGTTTATTATGAGAAATTTTTCATCAATGGCAAGAGCGAAAATGATGACACTTCCATAAAAGGCTTGAAAGCTGGAGATAAGGTGCGCTTGCGAATTTCAAACGGAGGTGCTTCCAGCTATTTTTGGCTTACGTATGCCGGTGGAAAAATAACCGTGACCGCCAATGACGGCAACGATGTGGAGCCTGTGGAGGTAGATAGAATGCTCATTGCGGTTTCTGAAACGTATGATGTGGTAGTTACGATTCCTGCAGATAATACGGCCTTTGAATTTTTGGCAACCCCAGAAGACCGCACAAAATCAGCTTCTATCTATTTGGGCGAAGGCATCAAACAGCTCACATCGCCACTGCCCAAATTGAAATACTTTGAAGGTATGGAAATGATGAACGGAATGATGAAAATGAATGGCGACCTCGACCAAATGGGGATGAGTATGAGTATGCAGCAAATGGATATGAACGTGGTAATGTATCCAGAAATAACTGGTCCTACTGATAACGGAAAGGGCAAGAAAATGGAAATTGGAGGCGAAGAGCCTGCTGGTCGTAAAATGGACGAAATGGATGGAATGAAAGAAATGGATGGTATGAAGATGAACGAAGATATGTACAAAAGCAATGAACTTTCAGACATTACGACACTCAACTACGCTATGCTAAAGTCCCCTACTGCAACTACACTTCCAGATGATGCACCAGTAAAAGAACTTCATTTTACCCTAACGGGAAATATGAACCGTTACGTTTGGAGCTTGGATAATAAAGTGATTTCAGAAAGCGATAAAATCCTGATTAGAAAGGGCGAAAAAGTAAGGATTACACTGTACAACAATTCGATGATGCGCCACCCAATGCACTTACACGGTCACGATTTCAGATTGCTTAATGGTCAAGACGAGTATGCACCTCTAAAAAATGTGGTGGATATTATGCCTATGGAAACCGATGTCATCGAGTTTGAGGCAAATGTAGAAGGAGATTGGTTTTTTCACTGCCACATCCTGTACCATATGATGAGCGGTATGGGCAGGGTTTTTAGTTATGAAAACCAAGAACCCAATCCATTGATTCCCAATCCAGACCTTGCATTGAGAAAACTAAAAGGCGACGATAGGAATTTTCATTTTATGGCAGAAAACGATTTTGCCACCAATGGAAATGATGGACAACTGATGGCCCAAAGTACACGATGGAGTTTTGGCACCGAATGGCGTTTGGGATATACTGATATGGAAGGTTATGAAACAGAAACCCATATAGGACGGTATATTGGAAAAATGCAATGGTTGATGCCATTTGTAGGTTTTGACTGGCGCTATAGAAAATTGGGACATAATGAGGTTGAGGAAAACCTCTTTGGTCAAAAAAACACAAAAGATAAGCGTGCATTAGTTAGTGTAGGGGTCAACTATACCCTGCCAATGTTGGTGATGGCACAGGCGGAAATATTTACAGATGGAAATGTAAGACTACAGTTTGAGCGAAACGATATTCCTGTCACAGCAAGGTTGCGTATGAATCTTATGTGGAATACAGACAAGGAGTATATGGGAGGATTGCGATATATTGCAACCCGAAATTTAGGAATTACAGCGCATTATGATAGCGATATGGGTTTTGGAGCAGGACTTAATTTAAATTATTAA
- a CDS encoding DUF3347 domain-containing protein gives MKSMFNILIVLSVVLSATSGFAQIKNPKTETVKILGNCDTCKTSIEKAGNLKNVAIVNWNKDSKMAEITFDSKKTNRDEILKRIALAGYDNDEYLAPDAAYAQLAKCCKYERQKKEPVMAMDHTEMNPPAGREGMDMNLPSNEKHTDMAMSEMKETNTLDALFTSYFAVKDALVKTNATTAAANASELLIALKALKIESLKVEEQTAVTKVMPSLVNAAKSISTNKDIGKQRETFKVLSKSMHDIISFYETKETLYYQYCPMQDANWLSKDSTIKNPYYGSQMLSCGSVVETIKNKN, from the coding sequence ATGAAATCAATGTTTAACATATTGATAGTGCTTTCGGTAGTACTATCAGCCACTTCGGGCTTCGCCCAAATAAAAAATCCTAAAACAGAAACCGTAAAAATTCTCGGTAACTGCGATACGTGCAAAACGTCCATAGAAAAAGCAGGAAACCTTAAAAACGTCGCCATAGTGAACTGGAACAAAGACAGCAAAATGGCAGAAATAACCTTCGATTCCAAAAAAACAAATCGAGATGAAATATTAAAACGCATCGCGTTGGCAGGTTATGACAACGACGAATATTTAGCGCCAGATGCTGCGTATGCACAACTTGCGAAATGTTGTAAATACGAAAGGCAAAAAAAAGAGCCAGTAATGGCTATGGACCACACTGAAATGAACCCGCCTGCCGGACGGGAGGGAATGGATATGAATTTGCCATCTAATGAAAAACATACAGATATGGCTATGTCTGAAATGAAGGAAACAAATACGTTGGACGCATTGTTCACCAGTTATTTTGCCGTAAAAGATGCCTTGGTTAAAACCAATGCCACAACTGCAGCAGCGAATGCATCGGAATTGTTAATCGCATTGAAGGCCTTAAAAATAGAATCGTTAAAAGTAGAAGAGCAAACCGCTGTAACCAAGGTAATGCCATCTTTAGTGAATGCCGCAAAAAGCATTTCAACCAACAAGGATATTGGCAAGCAACGGGAAACGTTCAAAGTACTTTCAAAAAGTATGCACGATATCATTTCGTTTTACGAAACTAAAGAGACCCTCTATTACCAATACTGCCCAATGCAGGATGCCAACTGGTTGAGTAAGGACAGCACTATTAAGAATCCCTATTACGGGTCCCAGATGTTAAGCTGTGGCTCTGTTGTGGAAACCATCAAAAACAAAAATTGA
- a CDS encoding zinc-dependent peptidase, which translates to MVYILILVVILLFAIHFYRKEKRHSVKPFPEHWHKLLMENVLYYKNLSKGRQLVFQQKMMQFLSEVYIDGVQFELEELDKILIAASAVIPVFGFKEWHYTNLSGILLYPDNFNEDMQFSSKDNSRNIGGIVGNGRFEKQMILSKKALYHGFRNTTDKSNTGIHEFVHLIDKLDDRTDGVPERLLEHQYAIPWLNLIHKEIEAINDNHSDIRKYGGTNQAEFFAVASEYFFERPDLLKKKHPELYKMLVKCFHQKLADVK; encoded by the coding sequence ATGGTTTATATTTTAATTTTGGTTGTGATTCTTCTGTTTGCTATTCATTTTTATCGAAAAGAGAAACGGCATAGCGTAAAGCCATTTCCAGAGCATTGGCACAAATTATTAATGGAGAATGTTCTTTATTATAAAAATCTTTCAAAAGGCAGGCAACTTGTTTTTCAACAAAAAATGATGCAGTTTTTAAGTGAGGTTTATATAGATGGCGTGCAGTTTGAATTGGAAGAATTAGACAAAATTTTAATTGCAGCAAGTGCGGTAATTCCTGTTTTCGGCTTTAAAGAATGGCATTACACTAATTTAAGTGGAATCCTCTTATACCCAGATAATTTTAATGAAGATATGCAATTTAGCAGTAAGGATAACTCGCGCAATATTGGTGGGATAGTCGGGAACGGACGTTTTGAGAAACAAATGATTTTATCTAAAAAAGCATTGTATCACGGTTTTAGAAACACAACAGATAAAAGCAATACAGGCATACACGAATTTGTACACCTTATTGATAAGCTGGATGATAGAACAGATGGCGTTCCAGAGCGATTATTAGAACATCAATATGCAATACCTTGGCTGAATTTAATTCATAAGGAAATAGAAGCCATAAACGACAACCATTCTGATATCAGAAAATATGGTGGTACAAACCAAGCAGAATTCTTTGCAGTAGCTTCAGAATATTTCTTCGAGCGCCCAGATTTGCTCAAAAAGAAACATCCAGAACTTTATAAAATGTTAGTTAAATGCTTCCATCAAAAATTAGCGGATGTGAAATAG
- a CDS encoding helix-turn-helix domain-containing protein: MNETIHIKNMVCPRCISAVSNILEQLKILYVSIKLGEVKLVSSLSPNTKNSLSKALQNSGFSLIDDRKSQLIEQMKTLVVDKIHHSSEELDFKWADIVTGELHLDYKYLSSLFSSVESITFEQYIINQKIERVKELIVYDELTLSEIAFKLHYSSVAYLSNQFKKVTGMTPTQFKKSTNQNRKYLDKI, encoded by the coding sequence ATGAATGAGACTATCCATATTAAAAATATGGTCTGCCCAAGATGTATCTCAGCAGTTTCCAATATTTTGGAACAACTTAAAATACTGTATGTTTCTATAAAATTGGGGGAGGTTAAATTAGTTTCATCGTTAAGTCCCAACACAAAAAATAGTCTTTCCAAAGCGCTTCAAAATTCAGGTTTTAGTTTGATTGACGACCGTAAAAGTCAACTTATTGAACAAATGAAAACATTGGTTGTAGATAAAATCCATCATTCTTCCGAGGAGCTCGATTTCAAATGGGCAGATATTGTTACAGGCGAACTTCACTTGGACTACAAATATTTAAGTTCACTTTTTTCGTCGGTAGAAAGTATTACGTTCGAGCAGTACATCATAAACCAGAAAATTGAACGTGTTAAAGAACTTATAGTTTACGATGAATTAACCTTGAGTGAAATAGCATTTAAACTTCATTATAGTAGTGTTGCATACTTAAGCAATCAATTTAAAAAGGTTACAGGAATGACACCTACACAGTTTAAAAAAAGCACAAATCAGAATCGTAAATATTTGGATAAAATATGA
- a CDS encoding heavy metal translocating P-type ATPase: METINIFETKEKKQKQGIKESFPVTGMTCASCAASVESVLKHTEGVFDASVNFANSSVLVEYDKALSPNQLQNALREVGYDIIIDTENPSEVQQELQQKHYQDIKSRTIWSAILTLPIFVLGMFYMQWEPGKWISLVLTFPILFWFGRSFFINAFKQAKHGKANMDTLVALSTGIAFIFSVFNTFFPESWLSRGIEPHVYYEAATVIITFISLGKLLEEKAKSNTSSAIKKLMGLQPKTLKIIENGEEKEIPISSVQVGQTILVRPGEKIPVDGEVSKGSSYVDESMITGEPVPVEKSTDEKVFAGTVNQKGSFQFTAEKVGGETLLSQIIKMVQEAQGSKAPVQKLVDKIAGIFVPVVLVISIITFIVWMSVGGDNAFSQALLTSVAVLVIACPCALGLATPTAIMVGIGKGAENNILIKDAESLELGYKVNAIILDKTGTITEGKPLVTDIIWKNNLENQNEYKQILLAIEAQSEHPLAEAVVNHLKNEKVEQAEIASFESITGKGVKAQSENGSKYYVGNHKLMVEKNIEIESSLMQTAESLEEQAKTVIFFGNEKQVLAILAIADKIKETSEKAIVTLQERGIEVCMLTGDNNKTASAVAKQVGITNYQGEVMPSDKAAFVEKLQADGKIVAMVGDGINDSQALAQANVSIAMGKGSDIAMDVAKMTLITSDLRSIPKALELSKRTVLGIRQNLFWAFIYNLIGIPIAAGVLYPVNGFLLDPMIAGMAMAFSSVSVVLNSLRLKGVKL, translated from the coding sequence ATGGAGACAATCAACATATTTGAAACCAAAGAAAAGAAGCAAAAACAGGGAATAAAAGAATCATTTCCTGTTACGGGAATGACCTGCGCATCGTGTGCAGCGAGCGTTGAATCTGTTTTAAAACACACAGAAGGAGTGTTTGATGCCAGCGTCAATTTCGCTAATAGTTCTGTTCTTGTGGAATACGACAAAGCGTTGAGTCCTAATCAACTTCAAAATGCACTTCGCGAGGTCGGTTATGATATTATTATAGATACAGAAAATCCTTCGGAAGTACAACAAGAACTTCAGCAAAAACATTATCAGGACATAAAAAGCCGTACTATCTGGTCGGCTATACTTACGCTACCCATTTTTGTATTAGGAATGTTCTATATGCAATGGGAACCAGGTAAGTGGATTTCTTTGGTGTTAACTTTTCCAATTCTTTTTTGGTTCGGTCGTAGCTTTTTCATCAATGCTTTCAAGCAAGCCAAACACGGTAAAGCAAATATGGATACCTTGGTAGCTTTGAGCACAGGAATCGCTTTTATCTTTAGTGTATTCAATACCTTTTTTCCAGAATCTTGGTTGAGTCGTGGTATTGAACCTCACGTTTATTATGAAGCGGCTACGGTAATTATAACCTTTATTTCCTTGGGGAAACTATTGGAAGAAAAGGCAAAATCCAATACGTCTTCAGCCATCAAAAAATTAATGGGTCTTCAGCCTAAAACCCTTAAAATCATTGAGAATGGAGAAGAAAAGGAAATTCCTATTTCATCCGTGCAAGTTGGCCAGACCATTTTGGTGCGTCCCGGAGAAAAGATTCCTGTGGATGGAGAAGTTTCCAAGGGAAGCTCGTATGTAGATGAAAGTATGATTACGGGAGAACCTGTTCCAGTAGAAAAATCAACTGATGAAAAAGTATTTGCAGGCACGGTAAATCAAAAAGGGAGCTTTCAATTTACTGCCGAAAAAGTAGGTGGAGAAACCTTACTATCACAAATCATTAAAATGGTTCAGGAAGCTCAAGGAAGCAAGGCGCCGGTTCAAAAGCTGGTTGATAAGATTGCCGGAATATTTGTTCCTGTCGTATTAGTCATTTCTATCATTACATTCATTGTCTGGATGTCAGTTGGTGGCGATAACGCATTTTCACAAGCCTTGTTGACCTCTGTAGCCGTGTTGGTTATCGCTTGTCCTTGCGCATTGGGCTTGGCAACACCTACCGCAATTATGGTGGGAATTGGTAAAGGCGCAGAAAATAATATTTTGATAAAGGATGCCGAAAGTTTAGAACTCGGTTATAAAGTGAATGCTATTATCCTTGATAAAACGGGTACAATTACCGAAGGAAAACCCTTAGTAACTGATATAATTTGGAAGAATAACCTTGAAAATCAAAATGAATACAAGCAAATTCTTTTGGCTATAGAAGCACAATCGGAACATCCTTTGGCGGAAGCAGTAGTCAACCATTTAAAAAATGAAAAGGTTGAACAAGCTGAAATTGCTTCTTTTGAAAGTATTACAGGAAAAGGTGTAAAGGCGCAATCAGAGAATGGTTCAAAATATTATGTGGGTAACCATAAACTAATGGTCGAAAAGAATATTGAAATTGAATCTTCTTTAATGCAAACAGCAGAAAGTCTCGAAGAGCAGGCTAAAACGGTCATATTCTTTGGTAATGAAAAACAAGTGCTGGCGATACTCGCCATTGCAGACAAGATTAAGGAAACTTCAGAAAAGGCCATAGTAACGCTTCAGGAAAGAGGTATTGAGGTTTGTATGCTTACAGGAGATAATAATAAAACCGCATCTGCTGTCGCAAAACAAGTCGGAATAACAAATTACCAAGGCGAAGTAATGCCTTCGGACAAGGCAGCTTTTGTTGAAAAATTGCAGGCGGACGGAAAGATAGTCGCAATGGTTGGCGATGGTATTAATGATTCCCAGGCTTTGGCGCAAGCCAATGTGAGTATTGCAATGGGAAAAGGTTCAGATATAGCGATGGACGTAGCAAAAATGACCTTGATAACATCAGATTTACGATCCATCCCAAAAGCGCTGGAATTATCAAAAAGAACGGTGTTGGGCATACGTCAGAATCTATTTTGGGCATTCATTTATAATCTCATTGGTATTCCAATTGCAGCAGGCGTTTTGTATCCCGTAAATGGGTTCTTATTAGACCCAATGATAGCAGGAATGGCAATGGCTTTCAGTAGCGTGTCTGTAGTTCTAAATAGTTTAAGGCTTAAAGGAGTAAAACTTTAA